Proteins encoded in a region of the Anoxybacillus amylolyticus genome:
- the hpaB gene encoding 4-hydroxyphenylacetate 3-monooxygenase, oxygenase component, protein MPARTGEQYLKALKEAKNRIYIDGQRVEDPTEHPAFKNVARSVADLYDLQYEKSEKMLYTSPTTGDLVGLSFIAPKTKEDLIARREMFTEWARYSGGMMGRSPDYINTSIMAFASAAEFFQQGNRDGIDFGENIVKYYEYVRENDLALTHTLIHPQVNRAKAQHEQNDPHVSARIVKKDGDGIYVSGCRLLATLGGITDECIVYPSTLNKATTNDDPYCMAFAFANNTPGVKFVCRESFDYGKNQWDHPMGAQFDESDAIVIFENAFIPWERVFIVHNADLCNRTYRETNAVVHMSHQVVAKNIAKTEFVLGVILSMMEAVGIEQFQHVKEKAAEVMIILETMRSHLYRAEQDAKMDRYGNMTPDFLPLDAARNWYPKVYQRMVEIIRILGASGLMAIPTHKDFEDSEIGLLMHRYMQGANIDGYERVQLYRLAWDIAISAFGNRQALYEYYFFGDPIRMSNVFYDHYDKAPYKQQVKEFLERAKRRAGITSVTLS, encoded by the coding sequence ATGCCAGCAAGAACAGGGGAGCAATACTTAAAAGCGTTGAAGGAGGCGAAAAACCGTATTTACATCGACGGGCAGCGCGTTGAAGACCCAACCGAGCATCCAGCGTTTAAAAACGTCGCGCGTTCGGTGGCCGATTTGTACGATTTGCAATATGAAAAGAGCGAAAAAATGCTGTACACTTCACCGACAACCGGGGACTTAGTCGGGCTTTCGTTTATCGCACCAAAAACGAAAGAAGACTTAATCGCTCGGCGAGAAATGTTCACCGAATGGGCGCGTTATTCCGGCGGAATGATGGGGCGTTCGCCTGATTACATTAATACGAGCATTATGGCATTTGCGTCTGCCGCTGAATTTTTCCAGCAAGGTAATCGTGACGGCATTGATTTCGGTGAAAACATCGTGAAATATTATGAATACGTCCGCGAAAACGACTTAGCACTTACACATACATTAATCCACCCTCAAGTTAATCGTGCCAAAGCGCAACACGAACAAAACGACCCGCATGTATCTGCAAGAATTGTGAAAAAAGATGGTGACGGTATTTATGTCTCCGGTTGTCGTTTGCTCGCGACATTAGGCGGGATTACAGACGAATGCATCGTATATCCATCGACATTGAACAAGGCGACTACTAACGATGACCCGTACTGCATGGCGTTTGCTTTTGCCAATAACACCCCTGGTGTTAAATTTGTTTGTCGCGAATCGTTTGATTATGGAAAAAATCAATGGGATCACCCGATGGGGGCGCAGTTTGATGAAAGTGACGCCATCGTTATTTTTGAAAACGCCTTCATTCCGTGGGAACGCGTCTTTATCGTTCATAACGCGGATTTATGTAACCGGACGTACCGAGAAACGAATGCGGTCGTTCATATGTCCCATCAGGTTGTCGCGAAAAACATCGCCAAAACCGAATTTGTGCTTGGGGTTATTTTAAGCATGATGGAAGCCGTTGGAATTGAGCAATTCCAGCACGTCAAAGAAAAAGCGGCAGAAGTAATGATTATTCTCGAAACGATGCGTTCCCATTTATATCGCGCAGAACAAGATGCCAAAATGGACCGCTACGGAAACATGACACCAGATTTTTTGCCACTTGATGCCGCTAGAAATTGGTATCCGAAAGTATATCAACGGATGGTCGAAATCATTCGAATTTTAGGCGCTTCCGGATTAATGGCCATTCCAACGCATAAAGATTTCGAAGATTCCGAGATTGGCCTGCTGATGCATCGCTATATGCAAGGGGCGAATATCGATGGATATGAACGCGTCCAGCTTTATCGTCTTGCTTGGGATATTGCAATCAGTGCGTTCGGTAATCGCCAAGCGTTATACGAATATTACTTTTTCGGCGACCCAATCCGTATGTCGAACGTGTTTTATGACCATTACGATAAAGCGCCATACAAGCAACAAGTGAAAGAGTTTTTAGAGCGGGCGAAGCGTCGTGCCGGCATTACTTCCGTCACACTGTCTTAA
- a CDS encoding fumarylacetoacetate hydrolase family protein, with translation MKYARFIAEGREQTGVVNKEETHITAASGKQYAFHDIQVWLPPIQPNKMIGLALNFADHAEELGLEKPTEPVLFIKPNSSLIGHLAPIYYPDGATYMHYENELAVVIGKTARNVKEADAFHYVSGYTIANDVTVRDFVNNFYRPPVRAKGHDTFGPMGPFFVDKEDIDDVSDLELRTYVNGELRQRGNTKDLIYSIPELIAFISSFMTLEPNDVILTGTPKGLSHIYPGDVVRLEIDGLGALENYVLDGRTVDNRGESYAVQQD, from the coding sequence ATGAAATATGCTCGTTTTATTGCCGAAGGAAGGGAGCAAACGGGGGTAGTAAACAAAGAAGAAACGCATATTACTGCAGCAAGCGGTAAGCAATATGCCTTTCACGATATTCAAGTGTGGCTTCCACCTATTCAACCGAACAAAATGATCGGTCTTGCATTAAATTTTGCCGACCACGCCGAAGAGCTAGGGTTAGAGAAACCGACCGAGCCGGTGCTATTTATCAAGCCAAACTCTTCGCTCATCGGTCACCTAGCACCGATATATTATCCGGACGGGGCTACATATATGCATTATGAAAACGAATTAGCTGTCGTTATTGGAAAGACTGCGCGGAATGTGAAAGAAGCAGATGCGTTTCATTATGTCAGCGGCTATACGATCGCTAATGATGTAACCGTTCGCGATTTTGTCAACAACTTTTACCGGCCACCTGTTCGCGCAAAAGGCCACGACACGTTTGGCCCGATGGGACCGTTTTTTGTGGACAAAGAAGATATTGACGATGTCAGCGATTTAGAATTGCGCACATACGTTAATGGTGAGCTTCGTCAGCGTGGAAATACGAAAGATTTAATCTACTCCATTCCAGAGTTAATTGCGTTTATTAGTTCCTTCATGACGCTTGAGCCAAACGATGTCATTTTAACAGGAACGCCAAAAGGGTTGTCGCATATTTATCCAGGAGATGTCGTACGTTTAGAAATCGATGGATTAGGAGCGTTAGAAAACTATGTATTAGACGGACGCACCGTCGATAATCGGGGTGAATCATATGCTGTCCAACAAGATTGA
- the hpaI gene encoding 2,4-dihydroxyhept-2-ene-1,7-dioic acid aldolase, whose protein sequence is MSIAEAKERLRGSIAPIVTPFLENDEVDYKTLEQLIHWHIESGSHGISVTGTTGEPSSLTLQEREKVMETAIQAAKGRVPVVPGTGSTNHAETLHLTKLAQEMGADAAMVIVPYYNRPSQHALYKHFKTIADAVDIPIIVYNIPGRTAVNLEVKTLSRLKEDCPNIIGVKESNKDFEHVNRVLLACGRDFLLFSGIELLCYPMLAIGGAGYISATANVAPEKVAEVYNAWIAGDVKRAQDLHYELMPLNDVLFKDTNPAPLKAALGMMGKIYPKLRLPMDLPSPELQQEIRAVLEGYGLLSKAGSGER, encoded by the coding sequence ATGTCGATTGCTGAAGCGAAAGAACGTCTGCGCGGTTCCATCGCGCCAATTGTCACCCCGTTTTTAGAAAATGATGAAGTGGATTACAAAACGTTAGAACAATTAATCCACTGGCACATCGAAAGCGGCAGCCATGGAATTTCGGTGACAGGAACAACAGGAGAGCCAAGCTCGCTTACGTTGCAAGAGCGAGAAAAAGTGATGGAAACAGCTATCCAAGCGGCAAAAGGACGCGTTCCAGTTGTACCTGGCACAGGCTCAACGAACCACGCGGAAACGTTGCATCTGACGAAACTTGCCCAAGAGATGGGGGCAGATGCTGCAATGGTTATCGTTCCATATTATAATCGTCCGTCCCAACACGCACTTTACAAACATTTCAAAACAATTGCTGATGCTGTTGATATCCCAATTATTGTCTACAACATTCCAGGGAGAACAGCGGTGAACTTAGAAGTAAAGACGTTATCCCGCCTAAAAGAAGATTGCCCAAACATTATCGGCGTCAAAGAGTCGAATAAAGATTTCGAGCATGTCAACCGCGTGCTACTTGCTTGTGGTCGTGACTTCCTGTTGTTCTCAGGCATTGAACTATTATGTTACCCGATGCTTGCGATTGGTGGGGCAGGCTATATTAGCGCGACCGCTAACGTTGCACCAGAAAAAGTAGCAGAAGTGTATAACGCATGGATAGCAGGCGATGTGAAACGCGCCCAAGACTTACATTACGAACTAATGCCGCTAAACGATGTACTATTTAAAGATACAAATCCAGCGCCATTAAAAGCAGCACTTGGCATGATGGGAAAAATTTATCCAAAATTACGTCTGCCGATGGATTTGCCGTCACCAGAATTACAACAAGAAATTCGCGCAGTATTAGAAGGATATGGGTTATTATCGAAAGCAGGGAGCGGTGAGAGATGA
- a CDS encoding pyridoxamine 5'-phosphate oxidase family protein, with amino-acid sequence MRRPMLACTDETKISAFLSTAMTGYLGVADGLEPYVVPLNFVWWNGAVYVHGAEEGRKMEVLKRNARVCFTVSEHFGTMVHPVPAKTDTGYMSVMLFGTAEIVTDLDEATEAMQQLLNKYVPGYFFAPLSKHHVETYRSSMGSRTVVLKITPHTITAKEKPLNEEKVFYAGRKVTDDIVKEK; translated from the coding sequence ATGAGAAGGCCGATGTTAGCGTGTACCGATGAGACGAAAATTTCTGCGTTTTTGTCGACGGCGATGACAGGGTATTTAGGGGTAGCGGATGGGCTAGAACCGTACGTCGTTCCGTTGAATTTTGTCTGGTGGAATGGCGCCGTATACGTTCATGGAGCAGAAGAAGGACGGAAAATGGAGGTGCTTAAACGAAACGCGCGTGTCTGTTTTACCGTAAGCGAACATTTCGGGACGATGGTTCATCCCGTCCCGGCGAAAACGGATACAGGATATATGAGCGTCATGTTATTTGGCACGGCAGAAATTGTGACTGACTTAGACGAAGCGACAGAAGCGATGCAACAGCTTCTCAACAAATATGTTCCTGGCTATTTTTTCGCGCCGCTTTCCAAACATCACGTCGAGACATACCGCTCTTCGATGGGCAGCCGAACTGTCGTTTTGAAAATTACACCGCACACGATAACCGCAAAGGAAAAACCGTTGAACGAGGAGAAGGTGTTTTATGCGGGAAGAAAAGTGACAGATGATATAGTTAAAGAAAAATAA
- a CDS encoding phenylacetate--CoA ligase family protein, producing the protein MILHEVETWSRRELEKLQLARLQQTVQRVYERVPFYRQKLVGRITLENIRSLEDIHKLPFTTKKDLRDHYPFGLLAVDLQQAVRLHASSGTSGKPTVVAYTKNDIENWADIVARAIAIAGGERGQVLHNAYGYGLFTGGLGLHYGSERLGMVTVPISGGNTDRQVMLIEDFQPHVICGTPSYVLNIAERMKELGKDPRQTSLKYGIFGAEPWSEEMRKTLEEAFAIKACDIYGLSEVIGPGVAMECHEAQDGLHIADDHFYVEVIDPETLEPLPEGEEGELVFTSLTKEAFPVLRYRTGDIASITKERCKCGRTTTRMSRVKGRVDDMLIIRGVNVFPSEIEHYLLTIQELAPYYQIHLFRKETLDTVELQVEINESFAQEIGGDLSDVRVALLKKRIQHVLKNYCLISIDVHVCEPKSLPRSEGKAVRIVDHRKEKVKK; encoded by the coding sequence ATGATTTTGCATGAAGTGGAAACATGGTCGAGACGGGAATTAGAGAAGTTGCAGCTTGCGAGGTTGCAACAAACGGTGCAGCGGGTGTATGAACGCGTTCCGTTTTATCGCCAAAAGTTAGTTGGACGAATTACCCTGGAGAATATTCGGTCGCTTGAAGACATTCATAAGCTGCCGTTTACGACGAAAAAAGATTTGCGCGATCATTATCCGTTTGGGCTTCTTGCGGTCGATTTACAGCAGGCGGTGCGCCTTCATGCCTCAAGCGGCACGAGTGGAAAACCGACGGTCGTGGCGTATACGAAAAACGACATTGAAAATTGGGCGGACATTGTCGCGCGGGCAATCGCAATCGCCGGTGGAGAGCGAGGACAAGTGCTGCATAACGCGTATGGATACGGGTTATTTACTGGTGGGCTTGGCCTTCATTACGGTAGCGAGCGGCTTGGGATGGTGACCGTGCCGATATCAGGAGGAAATACCGACCGACAAGTGATGCTTATCGAAGATTTTCAGCCACATGTCATTTGCGGAACCCCTTCGTACGTCCTTAATATTGCGGAACGAATGAAAGAGCTTGGAAAAGATCCGCGGCAAACGTCGTTAAAATACGGAATTTTTGGGGCAGAGCCGTGGTCGGAAGAAATGCGGAAGACGTTGGAAGAAGCGTTTGCTATTAAAGCTTGTGATATTTATGGACTAAGTGAAGTTATCGGACCAGGAGTGGCGATGGAATGCCATGAGGCGCAAGACGGGCTGCATATTGCAGATGACCATTTTTATGTCGAAGTCATTGATCCAGAGACGCTTGAGCCACTGCCGGAAGGAGAAGAAGGGGAATTAGTATTTACAAGTTTGACAAAAGAAGCGTTTCCTGTTCTTCGCTATCGCACAGGAGACATTGCGTCGATTACAAAAGAACGTTGCAAATGCGGACGGACGACGACAAGAATGTCGCGTGTTAAAGGGCGTGTCGATGACATGCTCATTATCCGTGGGGTAAATGTCTTTCCGTCAGAAATCGAGCACTATTTATTAACGATCCAAGAGCTAGCTCCATATTACCAAATTCACCTATTCCGGAAAGAGACGCTTGACACCGTCGAACTCCAAGTCGAAATTAATGAATCGTTCGCGCAAGAAATCGGTGGTGATTTGAGCGATGTACGTGTCGCTTTGCTCAAAAAACGCATCCAGCACGTATTGAAAAACTACTGCCTTATTTCCATCGACGTTCACGTCTGTGAACCGAAATCGCTCCCGCGTTCGGAAGGGAAAGCGGTTCGCATTGTCGACCACCGAAAAGAAAAAGTAAAAAAATAA
- a CDS encoding pyridoxamine 5'-phosphate oxidase family protein, whose product MGSVEKVSTLSRDLMTFLSGEKLVLLTTMEAERNIPNVAAISWVKSVNEKTIRFAVSTNSRIVSNIRSNPHVVFTVIGLGTVYSIHATSAVVEDAMSSVSLKLAKIEATVEAVFDSMFWGSQITTEPAYEKTYNVDKAKKLDEEVYQALLR is encoded by the coding sequence GTGGGATCGGTAGAAAAAGTGTCCACGCTTTCTCGTGATTTAATGACTTTTTTATCAGGAGAAAAACTAGTCCTGTTGACAACAATGGAAGCAGAACGGAACATCCCGAATGTAGCGGCGATTTCGTGGGTGAAAAGCGTTAATGAAAAAACGATTCGCTTCGCTGTTTCGACAAATTCACGAATTGTGTCGAATATTCGTTCCAATCCGCACGTTGTTTTTACGGTGATCGGACTTGGCACGGTGTACTCCATTCACGCGACTTCTGCTGTTGTAGAAGACGCGATGAGCAGCGTTTCGTTGAAATTAGCGAAAATCGAAGCAACAGTGGAAGCTGTTTTTGACAGTATGTTTTGGGGATCGCAAATTACGACAGAACCTGCATACGAAAAAACGTATAATGTGGACAAAGCGAAAAAACTAGATGAAGAAGTGTATCAAGCACTATTAAGATGA
- the hpaE gene encoding 5-carboxymethyl-2-hydroxymuconate semialdehyde dehydrogenase, translating to MLSNKIDDTKLYINGEFVDSISGNTFENLNPFTNETINRVAAGNREDISFAVAAAKEAFRNGPWRTMKISERLQYIHRIAELIDKNVEEIAYLESLDTGLPISQTRKMIARSAENFRFYAAMVRSRLVGEAYQQDDEFINYTVYQPLGIVGLITPWNAPFMLETWKVAPALATGNTVILKPAELSPLTANKLAQIIDEAQLPKGVFNVVHGFGETAGAALVAHPDVAAISFTGETVTGSLIIKNAADTMKRVSMELGGKSPLIIFEDADFERALDAAVWGIFSFNGERCTANSRVFLHTSLKERFVAALKERVANIRVGDPLNAKTQVGPLIHKDHWKKVTDYIALAQQEGCTVYSGQVPESFQHGNFVAPTLLLNAKNEMRVCQEEIFGPVMAVIEFETEEDVIQMANDVKYGLAGYVWTNDIKRAHRVAQAMESGMIWINAQNVRDLRIPFGGMKYSGIGREGGHYAFEFYTEPKVIHVAIGNHHIPQFGK from the coding sequence ATGCTGTCCAACAAGATTGACGATACGAAGCTATATATCAATGGGGAATTTGTCGACAGTATTTCCGGCAACACGTTCGAGAATTTGAACCCCTTCACGAATGAAACTATCAACCGCGTTGCGGCTGGTAATAGAGAAGATATTTCCTTTGCTGTTGCTGCCGCAAAAGAAGCGTTCCGCAACGGTCCATGGCGAACGATGAAAATATCCGAACGACTTCAATACATTCACCGGATTGCGGAATTAATTGACAAAAATGTCGAAGAAATTGCCTATTTAGAGTCGCTCGACACAGGATTGCCCATTAGTCAGACACGAAAAATGATTGCTCGGTCGGCAGAAAATTTCCGATTTTACGCGGCAATGGTTCGCTCTCGTTTAGTAGGAGAAGCGTACCAACAAGACGACGAATTTATTAACTATACCGTCTACCAACCTTTAGGAATAGTAGGACTAATTACTCCTTGGAATGCACCGTTTATGCTCGAAACGTGGAAAGTCGCACCTGCGCTCGCTACTGGAAACACAGTCATTCTAAAACCAGCCGAACTATCTCCTCTTACAGCAAACAAACTGGCACAAATCATTGACGAGGCCCAACTACCAAAAGGTGTGTTTAACGTTGTTCACGGATTTGGTGAAACAGCGGGAGCGGCACTCGTTGCCCACCCAGATGTCGCTGCTATTTCTTTCACAGGAGAAACAGTAACAGGCTCATTGATTATAAAAAACGCTGCCGATACGATGAAACGTGTATCGATGGAATTGGGTGGGAAATCACCGCTTATTATCTTTGAGGATGCCGATTTTGAACGCGCGCTTGACGCGGCGGTATGGGGCATTTTCTCCTTTAACGGGGAACGTTGTACGGCTAACTCGCGCGTCTTTTTGCATACGTCATTAAAAGAACGGTTTGTCGCAGCGTTAAAAGAGCGGGTAGCAAACATTCGCGTCGGAGATCCGTTAAACGCTAAGACACAAGTAGGACCTTTAATTCATAAAGATCACTGGAAAAAGGTGACGGACTATATCGCGCTTGCGCAACAAGAAGGTTGCACAGTGTATAGCGGACAAGTGCCAGAATCATTCCAACATGGTAATTTTGTTGCACCAACGTTATTGTTAAACGCGAAAAACGAGATGCGTGTTTGCCAAGAAGAAATTTTCGGACCTGTCATGGCAGTCATTGAATTTGAAACAGAAGAAGACGTTATCCAAATGGCCAATGATGTCAAATACGGGCTGGCAGGCTACGTCTGGACGAACGACATTAAACGGGCACATCGTGTCGCCCAAGCGATGGAATCGGGCATGATTTGGATTAATGCGCAAAATGTCCGCGATTTACGCATTCCGTTCGGCGGAATGAAATATAGCGGCATCGGTCGAGAAGGTGGACATTATGCATTTGAATTTTACACAGAGCCGAAAGTCATTCATGTTGCCATTGGCAACCACCATATTCCTCAGTTTGGGAAATAA
- a CDS encoding GntR family transcriptional regulator yields MKKLNKQQQAYEVIRERIMTGVYAPGQRIVTSQIAAELAVSVIPVREALKKLEEEGLIQYKLNIGAIVTPIDHDKYLEALSVLAVLSGYATALSAKQFPKEKLQELRHLNQQMNEALDEFNFRRFGQLNRAFHITIYQYCGNPFLLETIEHVHEQIDSIRRMGTAFIPKRARESIKEHEEMIAMLEYNAAFSLIDQFARNHKLSTLEAYRNHVLEQEKQQRIAFFE; encoded by the coding sequence ATGAAAAAACTAAACAAACAACAACAGGCGTATGAAGTCATTCGCGAACGAATTATGACTGGGGTCTATGCACCAGGGCAACGAATAGTAACCAGTCAGATTGCAGCGGAGCTAGCGGTTAGTGTCATTCCTGTTCGTGAGGCGTTAAAAAAATTAGAGGAAGAGGGGCTTATTCAATACAAACTAAACATAGGGGCAATCGTCACGCCAATCGATCACGACAAATATTTGGAAGCGCTATCGGTGTTGGCTGTGTTATCTGGCTATGCTACGGCATTGAGCGCCAAGCAATTTCCAAAAGAAAAGCTACAAGAACTGCGCCATCTCAATCAACAGATGAATGAAGCCCTAGATGAGTTTAACTTTCGTCGGTTTGGGCAGCTAAACCGCGCTTTCCACATTACCATTTACCAATATTGCGGCAATCCGTTTTTATTGGAAACGATTGAACACGTACATGAACAGATTGATTCCATTCGTCGCATGGGAACGGCGTTTATTCCAAAAAGAGCACGAGAGTCGATCAAAGAACATGAAGAAATGATTGCGATGCTAGAGTATAACGCTGCTTTTTCGCTCATTGATCAATTTGCTAGAAACCATAAATTAAGCACGCTTGAAGCGTATCGAAACCATGTGTTAGAACAAGAAAAGCAGCAGCGTATCGCTTTTTTTGAATAA
- the hpaD gene encoding 3,4-dihydroxyphenylacetate 2,3-dioxygenase, whose amino-acid sequence MKKPFDIVRLHHVEVTVTDLDRAYDFYVHGLGLFETARDDTHLYLRALEDANHHCLVLTKGEQASLNHIAYRVSADEDLDELDRLFTKLGTKKKWIQPGEERGQGRALRIQDPGGLPVEFFFEMEKAERMLQKFHLHKNTKIKRIDHANCLITNIDEVYQWYSNHLGFMTSEYTVKGYGEDEKMWAAWMHRKPSVHDLALISETGPRYHHTGFWMDDAKSILDACDHLAAMGYARNIERSPGRHGTSNAFFVYVRDPDGNRIELYTGDYFTNDPDWEPVKWHLDDPQRATFWGTEPPVSWKTEAVLVQDILTGILLEPKPLTPKKQETV is encoded by the coding sequence GTGAAAAAACCGTTTGACATTGTTCGCTTGCACCATGTAGAAGTGACGGTGACTGATTTGGATCGCGCGTACGATTTCTACGTCCATGGACTTGGATTATTCGAAACAGCACGCGACGATACGCACCTTTACTTGCGGGCGTTAGAAGATGCGAACCATCACTGCTTAGTATTGACAAAAGGCGAGCAAGCTAGCTTAAACCATATTGCTTATCGAGTGAGCGCCGACGAAGACCTCGACGAATTAGACCGATTATTTACGAAACTAGGAACGAAGAAAAAATGGATTCAGCCCGGGGAAGAACGCGGGCAAGGGAGAGCGCTTCGCATTCAAGACCCAGGCGGCTTGCCTGTCGAGTTTTTCTTTGAGATGGAAAAAGCAGAGCGAATGTTGCAAAAATTTCATTTGCACAAAAACACAAAAATAAAACGTATCGATCATGCGAACTGCCTCATTACCAACATTGATGAAGTATATCAGTGGTATAGCAACCATTTAGGGTTTATGACGAGCGAATATACTGTAAAAGGGTACGGAGAAGACGAAAAGATGTGGGCAGCATGGATGCATCGAAAACCGAGTGTTCACGATTTGGCACTTATTAGCGAAACAGGACCGCGCTATCACCATACTGGCTTTTGGATGGACGACGCGAAATCGATTTTAGATGCATGCGATCATTTAGCGGCGATGGGCTATGCGCGCAACATCGAGCGTTCCCCAGGACGGCACGGGACGTCTAACGCTTTTTTCGTCTATGTGCGTGACCCGGATGGAAACCGCATTGAGCTGTATACCGGTGACTATTTTACGAACGACCCAGATTGGGAGCCGGTGAAATGGCACTTGGATGACCCACAACGAGCGACATTTTGGGGAACGGAGCCACCAGTCAGTTGGAAAACCGAGGCGGTTCTTGTACAAGATATTTTAACAGGCATTCTCCTCGAACCAAAACCGCTAACGCCTAAAAAGCAAGAGACGGTGTAA
- the megL gene encoding methionine gamma-lyase, which produces MKTDKRFDTIVIHHGYDTKDHLGSLSVPIFQTSTFTFASAEQGEARFAGQEEGYIYSRLANPTVRALEEKVACLEGGEAALAFSSGMAAVSAVLMALTKTNDHIICSQGVYGCTFGLLQLLKNKYHISHDFCAMETEEELRQLIRPETVCIYVETPINPTMKLVDLQMVANVAKEYGIAVVVDNTFCSPYLQRPLSLGCDIVIHSATKYIGGHGDVIAGIAVGTKEKMTEIAKTTQKDVGGVLSPFDAWLLLRGIKTLAVRMERHCDNAEKIVEHLKRHPRVANVYYPADPSHRDYSIYEKQMKRGGGLISFEIQGTKADAQRFLNHLQLVHIAVSLGDTETLIQHPATMTHAVVPEEERKKMGISDSLLRLSVGLEAWEDVWGDLEQALHQL; this is translated from the coding sequence ATGAAAACAGATAAACGATTTGACACGATCGTCATCCATCATGGGTACGATACGAAAGATCATCTCGGTAGCTTGTCCGTGCCAATTTTTCAGACGTCAACGTTTACGTTTGCGTCGGCGGAGCAAGGAGAGGCACGGTTTGCAGGGCAAGAGGAGGGGTATATTTATTCCCGGCTTGCCAATCCGACAGTAAGAGCGCTTGAGGAAAAAGTGGCATGTTTAGAAGGAGGAGAAGCAGCACTTGCGTTCAGCTCAGGAATGGCAGCGGTATCCGCAGTATTAATGGCGCTTACAAAAACGAACGACCATATCATTTGTTCGCAAGGGGTGTACGGCTGTACGTTCGGGCTGTTGCAGCTGTTGAAAAACAAATACCACATTTCCCATGATTTTTGCGCGATGGAAACAGAAGAAGAACTTCGCCAACTCATTCGCCCAGAAACGGTGTGCATCTATGTCGAAACACCGATTAATCCGACGATGAAGCTAGTGGATTTACAAATGGTCGCTAACGTGGCGAAAGAATACGGCATTGCCGTTGTCGTGGACAACACGTTTTGTTCCCCGTATTTGCAGCGACCGCTATCCCTCGGTTGTGATATCGTCATCCATAGCGCAACAAAATATATCGGAGGGCATGGGGATGTCATCGCTGGCATTGCGGTCGGCACAAAAGAAAAAATGACGGAAATCGCAAAAACGACGCAAAAAGACGTCGGCGGCGTTCTTTCGCCATTTGATGCGTGGTTGTTGTTGCGGGGGATAAAAACGCTTGCAGTACGGATGGAACGACATTGCGATAACGCCGAAAAAATCGTTGAGCACTTAAAGCGCCATCCGCGCGTAGCGAACGTCTATTACCCAGCCGATCCTAGCCATCGTGACTATTCAATTTATGAAAAACAAATGAAGCGCGGCGGTGGGCTTATTTCGTTTGAAATCCAAGGGACAAAAGCAGACGCTCAGCGATTTTTGAATCATTTGCAACTTGTTCACATCGCTGTTAGCTTGGGCGATACCGAAACATTAATCCAACATCCAGCGACAATGACCCATGCGGTTGTCCCAGAAGAAGAACGAAAAAAAATGGGCATCAGCGACTCGCTTCTCCGCCTATCCGTCGGACTAGAAGCATGGGAAGACGTTTGGGGGGATTTAGAGCAAGCGTTACATCAACTATAA